GTCCAGTTTAAGGTGGACAAATGTTCTCACCACAAAGCTCATTATCACTTATTATCCCTCACCCTTATTGTCAGTCTCAGCACAAAGGCCAAAGACATTGAACACTCCTCCCATCACTAGAAGGTTTCCTCCAGGTCAGTGTTGAGGCTCAACAGCAGGGCAACATGGAGaagtctgcactgctgctgccattgcTATATGTGTCCTATATGAATAATCGACGTTATTCTCCAGGACGGTCAGGATGACATCTTTCACTAGCCCACTTAAGAAACAATGTTGTACATTGTTGCAGTATCCACTGAGTAGAAATTATTAAAAATCCTTCTAAATAGCAAACTCTGTACCATTTATTCATGTTTTTCTGAAACACAGATTGACCAGAAATGCCGAGATGAAGGACTACCTTCTGGCAAAGGGACTAGCAAATCAGAAGGTAAATTTGAGTTCTATTAGGCTATcaaaagggttttaaaaagagaaatagtgGACTGAGGATTAAAAAGTAAATGTGATCTCTATAGAGAAGCATTTTTGGTTGTAAGGGGGTCATAATTCTTCTGTATGAAGCATCGGTGAGGCCCCACATAGAATAATGGGGAAAATTCTCTCATTTATAtatgtgtaaatccagaatatctCCACTGAATTGTATGAACTTCACATGAACTCCAGCATGAACAGAGCTGAATTTGATCCAGTGTGTACAGATTTGGGTATCTCACCGTTAAAAAGATAGTGATAAAATagaatacaaataaatgcaaaaatgatGATCAACAGATTGGAAGGTCTGATGTAAAAGGAATCATGGTTAAAGGACTTCAGTAATTGTAACTCAGGGATAGTGTGAATGTGGCAGTCTGACTCCTGGGGAAAAGGGAGGCAGACACTGCTTGGGCAGGATTCATTGTTTTATTACAGACAGGCTGGTGTTCAGCTTACAGGATACACTGCCCTCCATGCTACACAATGATTCCCTGATGCAGGAATTGCCAAGTTTACCTGTAGCCAGCTACCATAGGCTGCACCACCTGAGTACacacaggcaggctgcctgcaagTAAGAAATGAGGAATGAGACAAATCTAATCAAATTTGGTTTACAAGATGCATCTAAGCCTTTACTTTTACCTATCCATGATCCTCTTCAGGATCCTCCCCAGATCTCTGCTTTGCCACTGCCAGTGTTATGCAATGATTAGGTATCCTGCCTTCTCCTCAGTTCATGCACAGCATCGTCACTACTACAAAATGAGAGTGGTTGCTGGCCTGCCAACCATGGGAGACTGGTTAATGTCTGGCAGCACAGATTAGCAGGCTCTGAATCCATGCGGAATATAACATGGGCAATGAAGGGAGCTGTAATATTGCTCTAAGGAGACACAGGTTCTCTTGCCCCGTTTTTAAAGGAATAAAGTGAGAAGAGAAGGTAGGATCattctattaaatatttaaaggatATGACCTAAGGGTCAAATTACCCCCTACCCAGGTtattctcagctggagtattgtgtccagttctgggcaccgcatttcaagaaagctgtggagaaattggagagggtccagagaagagcaacaagaatgattaaaggtcttgagaacatgacctatgaaggaaggcagaaagaattgggtttgtttagtttggcaaagagaagactgagaggggacgggatagcagttttcaggtatctaaaagggtgtcataaggaggagggagaaaacttgttcaccttagcctctaaggatagagcaagaagcaatgggcttaaactgcagcaagggaggtttaggttgggcattagtcaaaagttcctaactgtcagggtggttatacactggaataaattgcctagggaggttgtggaatctccacctctggagatatttaagactaggttagataaatgtctatcagggatggtctagacagtatttggtcctgccaggcgggcaggggactggactcgatgacctctcgaggtcccttccagtcctagaatctatgaatctatggattACAGTGCTGCTAAGCTATTTTTCTTCTGTTAGTTCCCAGGGACTCTGTCTGCCTGCGTCACAGCCGCTTCAACGTCGGGGATTTCATCAGCAAGTTCTTCAATgggaaaaacaaaaagcacacCTGCCAGTCCGCTGATCCTGCCCTCTATTCAGAGATGGCCGTGGCCTGGGCCTATttagaaagcaagcaagcaaggtTCGTCTCAAAGGTCAGCCTGCAGACTGTCTGTGATAGCGACTCCTCAGACATAAATAGCCAGAACTTGGATTCAGGGGCATCCTTGGGGAAGGAAAGTGAAACAGAATATATCCCCACCACAGCTAGCCTCAGGCAGAGAAAGCTAGAACTACTGAAGCTCAGGAATACGGGGAGCCACTGGATCAACGAACAACCCTGCCTTCACTGCAAAGCCAAGAGGACAAGAAAATGGCTGTcccagcatttctttaatcccaTGCCACCTCCTCATGGGAAGAGCAGTTCATTAGAAGAGGATTCCTCCAGGGGTATCACCATGTGACTTGCCTTCATTTGAGCTATATTTGGGTTTTCGTTTGCTTGAAGCCACTGCACTAGGTAGACAGAACCTGTGTGAAAACACAGCATGGGAGGGTTCAAGGAAATGACTCATTTCAATAAAACTTGGCTACAGACAATAAATATACCCagcacaatgtgctggctaatgTATGTATAAGAGTgtggttatttaaaaatataaatatcatTGCCTTGGCATGGCTTAGTGAAGACATCTCTTTCCACAGCAGATGTAACACAGGAGTTCCTCCATCTTAAGTACAGTGGGACAAATTCATTGAGGAACTAAGCTGAACTTCTGCTGAGTACCAGGGTGCAACAGGGCAAAATGGCAACAACCGTAGTTGCCACTGCAATACTGAAGTGAGCCATACTTGTGAAAGGGGGTagggccaggctgggcagagCATACGACAGTGGAGCTCCTGTGCATTTCCAACAAGCATTAAGGCTGCCTCCAGCGCCCCTGGGGGAAACACCATCTCCTTCTTGAGGGCTGAATCTCCTCTAGGGCACATAGAGCTTTGCGGGCAAAGCTTTGAACTTGACACCTTCCTGTGCCAgctttgctgaatttggcccagccagCTGCCAATTATCACAACATCAGAGTGCAAAGTACCCTTAGAGGAGACATTACATCCTTATCTGCCCAACTACCTTGAGAGTTTCGACATATGTGGGAATTCAATCATATGGGATTCAGATACCACTTTAGTTGAAGAGGGGGGCCACGTCAGGCCCCATATATAAATATGGCCTTGCTTGCAAGATCATCGGTCTTCTGTTTCTGGATAACCCTTCAAACATGAGgctgattttgtttttcagcGCCCTTGCTGGGGCTGCCTGGTGCCTAGAAACATTTGTTGGGTGAGTTACATTTTAATAGAAGATCTCTGATTCAAAGGCCATGTTATTCTAAAGCCTTTTTATCTTTGAGTACCTTAGTTTAAAAGGTTTGGGGGACATACTTTGCTTTTCATTAGCTAATTAGTTTTCACAAAATATCACCTTGGCTTTTTCTGTGCATCTCAGATCTTTTATTGAGAGGGATCATGAAGCTGTTTTGACATCCAGTGATCCAGAGGAAGGACTAAAATCCGTATAATGCACTTAATTATACAGTACATCTAGAGCTGTAGAGGGCACATCAGTTTGGTTCTCAGGGGTCTGAGGAAACAATTTCTTTAGATTGATGAGTTCACAAGAGAGTTGGGATCATGCTACAGAGTTTGGGGTGAGGATTGATCCAAATTTCCCTGATGTTTAGGTTTACCTGGGATTTTGCTTCATCTTATTATAGAGCTAGGGATCAGCCTCAAAAGTACAGATCTGGAAGTGGATCAGAGTCTCACCACAAAGTTTGAGAATGTTTGGACCCATGAGTTTGGTTTGGCTCATTATAGAAATAGGGTCCCATAAGGAAAACTAGAATCAGGTTCCAGATCCAAATTTGCCCAGAGCACAGGGGTACTGAGATTCAGGGTTCTGATTGAAGCCCATCTCTTGTTTACAGTCCCTTGAGGTTTGCTTTGAATTTTGAGGAAGCccaaaaatgaaaagtgaaactTAGTTGAAACTGCCCAGTTTCACGCGGTTTTGATTCAGAACCATCATCTGGCCCCATTTCACTAAAAAGCGGACCAAGAGTAGCTCCAAACGTTCATGAACCTCGCAAAATAGTCTGAGTGTAACCCCAATCCTGGGCAAGGGTTGTTCCTTCCAATCCCAAAGTTTTGCACAGCTGAGCTTCAACTGTGTTCCTCAAGCGTGAAGATTGATAGCCTCTGTTAATTTTTATGCTaggtagtgttcctgaagattcttttctctctctctctctttttttttttttggagtataAATGTCTGATCTCTTTCAGAACCTTACTAAACAATTTGTATTATAATATCTTACAGCATGAGGTTACACAGCTTTATTCACACATTGCATTAAAATATGTGCTTTAAGCTTGTTGCCTTTTAATCTCATTAAGTGTATAAGAACTTGactaaaatacaatacaaaatctGATGGATGTCTGCTAGAATGTGGGAAATAGACATCAGATCCCAGTGAACAAACATCCATATATCACAAAAGACTGTTTAATTAACACATAATTTCAATTTTCTTGACAGTCTAAGTAGAGTGGCCAAGGATTGCTAGAAGCCCGGATACTTCTCTCTCACATTAAGGGTGATTCAACCAGATTTAAAGTGAGGTGTATTAGCAAgggaaacttgcactgctgctgttttccctgctgtatctgttctgtatAAGTTTCTACTGTCTGACTGGAACCCAATGGACAATAGAAAACAAGTAAATACTAGCCAAGATAAGAGCACCACTCAGCTGGCAGATTTGCACTATCAGAGATGCAGGCCTCCCAGCTGTAACAGCAGAGATACATGGGGACATGTACTGGGCTCtatgattattattatgatttaatatttatattacagtagcttGTAGTGGCTCCAGTCAgagccccattgttctaggtg
The DNA window shown above is from Trachemys scripta elegans isolate TJP31775 chromosome 1, CAS_Tse_1.0, whole genome shotgun sequence and carries:
- the SSMEM1 gene encoding serine-rich single-pass membrane protein 1, with the translated sequence MGFPFLYFWWLYLHTGPVEAIACQEPDYKECDGDDEDFCGIVGQILLSYCIGILSITFINNAYNWIDQKCRDEGLPSGKGTSKSEVPRDSVCLRHSRFNVGDFISKFFNGKNKKHTCQSADPALYSEMAVAWAYLESKQARFVSKVSLQTVCDSDSSDINSQNLDSGASLGKESETEYIPTTASLRQRKLELLKLRNTGSHWINEQPCLHCKAKRTRKWLSQHFFNPMPPPHGKSSSLEEDSSRGITM